A window of Sphingobacterium sp. SRCM116780 contains these coding sequences:
- a CDS encoding DUF4304 domain-containing protein has protein sequence MDILKEITKSITPFIKEKGYSKKGNSFHLKSNNNFGIINFQKSQDGNKDEAKFTINFGVYSDLLGKVVDFDYDNSKVPDVWSSQWQARIGHFMPDGHDFWWKVQAEDNLYEITSNIIDNIQNIILPEIDKRLTDEGLMKSLIKGDFIRSTAVEKFKYLTIFLKATGDIEALNEVVEKFMQQDGKKYHNIVKEHLEEIEYRK, from the coding sequence ATGGACATTTTAAAAGAAATTACAAAATCTATTACGCCATTTATCAAAGAAAAAGGATATAGTAAAAAAGGGAATAGTTTTCACTTAAAATCAAATAACAATTTTGGAATTATAAATTTTCAAAAAAGCCAAGATGGTAATAAAGATGAAGCAAAATTCACAATTAATTTTGGTGTATATTCAGATCTTTTAGGAAAAGTTGTAGATTTTGATTATGATAATTCAAAAGTACCAGATGTATGGTCATCCCAATGGCAAGCTAGGATTGGACATTTTATGCCTGATGGTCATGATTTTTGGTGGAAGGTTCAAGCAGAAGATAATTTATATGAGATTACTTCAAATATAATAGATAATATACAAAATATTATTTTACCTGAAATTGATAAGCGCTTAACAGATGAAGGTCTTATGAAGAGTTTGATAAAAGGAGATTTTATTAGATCAACAGCTGTCGAAAAATTTAAATATTTGACCATATTTTTAAAAGCCACAGGAGATATTGAGGCCTTGAATGAAGTTGTTGAAAAATTTATGCAACAAGACGGTAAGAAATATCATAATATAGTTAAAGAACATTTGGAGGAAATAGAATACCGTAAGTAG
- the mobC gene encoding conjugal transfer protein MobC, with product MFMQEDDVRGLAKIMAFMRAVSIIVVLMNYYWFCYSFFSQQGWTLEVLEKILRNFQRTTGLFNTTFNSKLFALVLLALSCLGTKGVKNEKIKWVNINTCLIAGAILYLLNFPLLHVSGILYMLTTSIGFILLMVAGLWMSRLLKNRLMDDPFNNENESFLQETRLIENEYSVNLPTKFYYKGKWNDGWINIVNPFRASIVAGTPGSGKSYAIINNYIKQHIEKGFAMYIFDFKFDDLSVIAYNHLLTHVDKYKVKPQFYVINFDDPRHSHRCNPLNPQFMTDISDAYESAYTIMLNLNRTWIQKQGDFFVESPIILLAAIIWFLKIYKNGKYCTFPHAIELLNKKYADLFTILTSYSQLENYLSPFLDAWEGGAQDQLQGQIASAKIPLSRIISPKLYWVMSGDDFSLDINNPKEPKVLCVGSNPDRQNIYSAALGLYNSRIVRLINKKKQLKCSLIVDEFPQIFWRGVDNLVASARSNLISVCLGLQDYSMLARDYGDKESKVIQNIVGNIFAGQVLGDTAKTLSERFGKVVQKRQSISINRNDTNTSISTQLDSLIPASKISTLSQGMFVGAVADNFDEKIEQKIFHAQIVVDNEKVASEMKSYKPIPQIRSFISDSGEDMMEEQINANYNQIKQDVSNIIDDEMRRIENDPNLAHLIRQN from the coding sequence ATTTTTATGCAGGAAGACGACGTACGAGGACTCGCAAAGATAATGGCATTCATGCGCGCTGTGAGTATCATAGTGGTACTGATGAACTATTATTGGTTCTGCTATTCTTTCTTTAGCCAGCAAGGCTGGACACTTGAAGTTCTTGAGAAGATACTTCGGAACTTCCAAAGGACAACGGGACTGTTTAATACAACCTTTAATAGCAAACTATTCGCATTGGTTCTACTGGCTCTTAGCTGTTTAGGTACTAAAGGTGTCAAAAATGAAAAAATTAAATGGGTAAATATTAACACTTGCCTGATCGCTGGAGCTATTCTTTACCTACTAAATTTTCCCTTGCTTCATGTCTCTGGCATACTGTATATGCTCACTACTTCGATTGGTTTTATTTTATTGATGGTAGCTGGTCTCTGGATGAGCAGACTATTAAAAAATAGGTTGATGGATGATCCTTTCAATAACGAAAATGAAAGCTTCCTACAGGAAACCAGACTAATCGAAAATGAATATTCTGTTAATCTACCAACAAAATTCTACTACAAAGGAAAGTGGAACGATGGATGGATAAATATTGTGAACCCATTTCGAGCGTCAATTGTGGCTGGTACACCTGGATCTGGAAAAAGCTATGCTATTATCAATAACTATATCAAGCAGCATATCGAGAAGGGATTCGCGATGTATATCTTTGACTTCAAATTCGATGATCTTTCAGTCATCGCATATAATCACCTTCTAACACATGTAGATAAGTATAAAGTTAAGCCTCAATTTTATGTAATAAATTTTGATGACCCTCGTCACTCCCACAGATGCAATCCGCTTAACCCACAATTCATGACAGATATTTCAGACGCCTATGAGTCCGCCTATACCATTATGCTAAATCTCAATAGAACATGGATCCAAAAGCAGGGAGATTTTTTTGTCGAATCTCCAATCATTTTACTAGCGGCGATCATATGGTTCTTAAAAATTTATAAAAATGGAAAATACTGTACGTTTCCGCATGCAATTGAACTTCTCAATAAAAAGTATGCAGATCTTTTTACTATATTAACCAGTTACTCACAACTTGAAAATTACCTAAGTCCATTCTTGGATGCTTGGGAAGGCGGAGCGCAAGACCAGCTTCAAGGTCAAATAGCTTCAGCAAAAATTCCTTTATCAAGAATTATTTCACCAAAACTTTATTGGGTAATGAGTGGTGATGACTTTTCACTTGACATCAATAATCCAAAAGAACCAAAGGTATTATGCGTTGGTAGTAATCCCGACAGGCAGAATATTTACTCCGCTGCATTAGGGCTTTACAATTCAAGAATTGTTCGATTAATCAACAAAAAAAAGCAATTAAAATGCTCTTTGATCGTCGATGAGTTTCCACAAATTTTCTGGAGGGGCGTAGATAACCTGGTTGCCAGCGCCAGATCCAATTTAATTTCTGTATGCTTGGGATTGCAGGACTACTCCATGTTAGCCAGGGACTACGGCGATAAAGAGAGCAAAGTTATTCAGAATATTGTTGGGAATATCTTCGCAGGCCAAGTATTGGGAGACACAGCAAAAACACTCTCGGAACGATTTGGCAAAGTTGTACAGAAAAGACAATCCATTTCGATTAATCGAAATGATACCAATACTTCAATTTCGACTCAGCTAGACAGTCTTATACCTGCTTCAAAAATATCAACACTCTCGCAAGGAATGTTCGTAGGGGCGGTAGCAGACAATTTTGACGAAAAAATAGAACAAAAAATATTTCACGCTCAAATTGTTGTAGATAACGAAAAGGTAGCAAGTGAAATGAAAAGCTATAAGCCCATTCCTCAAATTCGCTCCTTTATATCTGATTCCGGTGAAGATATGATGGAGGAACAGATAAATGCAAATTACAATCAAATAAAACAGGACGTTTCCAATATCATTGATGATGAAATGAGACGCATAGAAAATGATCCCAACCTTGCTCATTTGATTCGGCAGAATTAG
- a CDS encoding histone H1, translating into MKELNEKITAVFDAFKIDAELQNEKGNKAAGTRARKTSLELEKLLKEFRKTSLEASKG; encoded by the coding sequence ATGAAAGAACTGAACGAAAAAATCACTGCTGTATTCGATGCATTTAAAATTGATGCGGAATTACAAAATGAAAAAGGGAATAAGGCAGCGGGAACAAGAGCTCGCAAAACCTCACTTGAATTAGAAAAGCTTTTAAAAGAGTTTAGAAAAACATCTTTGGAAGCTTCAAAAGGCTAA